From the Limosilactobacillus panis genome, one window contains:
- a CDS encoding cell division protein SepF — MAAKFLKSLFGDDGIEEEYYDNASAASEKENNKVVSFNENRAKRGSQNISQISLYEPRMYADVKQIASQLLAGRAIVVNFTQMDSKAAARMVDFLNGAVYAINGEMKRIGKEIFLCAPNNFELSGNLSSNLKAETDNFNN; from the coding sequence ATGGCTGCAAAATTTCTCAAAAGCCTTTTTGGCGATGATGGAATTGAAGAAGAATACTATGATAATGCGTCTGCGGCATCAGAAAAGGAAAATAATAAGGTTGTTTCCTTTAACGAAAATCGCGCCAAACGGGGCAGTCAGAACATCAGTCAAATTTCTCTGTACGAGCCGCGGATGTATGCAGATGTAAAACAAATTGCTTCCCAGCTACTAGCGGGACGCGCAATCGTTGTCAATTTTACCCAAATGGACAGCAAGGCGGCGGCTCGGATGGTTGATTTCCTAAATGGGGCGGTATACGCCATCAACGGCGAGATGAAACGGATTGGAAAGGAAATCTTCCTTTGTGCCCCGAATAATTTTGAACTTTCGGGAAATCTGTCCAGTAACTTAAAGGCGGAGACAGATAATTTTAATAATTAA